TTGGCCTCCGACTTGTCCCGGCGCACCTGTCCGCCTCGCAGGTGGTCGCGCTCGCGGACGACGCGGCCGCCGCCCTGGCCGACCTCGCGAGGCCGGTGCCGCGGCGCCCGTCGCGCCAGGCCCGCCGGGGCAGCCGGTTCCACGAGTGGGTCGAGGCGCGCAGCGGACCCCGGCACGGCCTGTTCGAGCCCGACGAGCTCGTCGGGGCCGCCGACGACGCGGACGCCGACGCCGACGACGCCGACCTGCGCCTGCTGCAGCAGCGCTTCGAGGCCAGCGGGTGGGCCACCGCGCAGGTCGTCGCGGTCGAGGTGCCCTTCGCGACACCGCTGGACCTCGACGGGCGCCGGGTGGTGCTGCGCGGCCGGGTGGACGCCGTGCTGCGCTCCACCGACCCGCGGTTCGACCTCGACGTCGTCGACTGGAAGACCGGTCGGCCTCCGGGCACCGCCGAGTCGGGGGCTCGGGACGCCCAGCTCGCGGTCTACCGGCTCGCGGTGGCGCGGCTGCACGACGTCCCGCTCGACCGGGTCGGCGCGGCGTTCTGGTACGGCAGCGTCGGGCCGGCCGGTCTCACCCGCCGCCCCGCCCGGCTGCTCGACGAGGCCGGGCTGGTCCGGCTGCTGTCCGCCCTGCCGGGCGTCTAGCGGGGCGCGGGCCCGGGGGTGCCGGGGGCGCCGGAGGTGCCGGACAGGTCGACGACGCTGGAGCCGCGGCGCGCGGGGGGCCCGGCCGGGGCGTCGCCGTC
This Aquipuribacter hungaricus DNA region includes the following protein-coding sequences:
- a CDS encoding PD-(D/E)XK nuclease family protein; the encoded protein is GLRLVPAHLSASQVVALADDAAAALADLARPVPRRPSRQARRGSRFHEWVEARSGPRHGLFEPDELVGAADDADADADDADLRLLQQRFEASGWATAQVVAVEVPFATPLDLDGRRVVLRGRVDAVLRSTDPRFDLDVVDWKTGRPPGTAESGARDAQLAVYRLAVARLHDVPLDRVGAAFWYGSVGPAGLTRRPARLLDEAGLVRLLSALPGV